aacgctccGTAAGAAGGGGAAcaaggtgtacagacactgcaGCCCAACGCCGCATGCGTTCCTGAGACATCTATACACGTAGAGAATGCCACTGCGCACCTATGTCGATGACCCATTTGTACCAATGTGGACTTGTGTCCGACTTGATACGGTCGTGGTCACTCCATGCACAGATGCGTACTTTCTTCATGTATGTGGGTGTGAACGGCAATGTCCTTTCGGTGCATTCACCTTTGTTTGTTGGACTGTAGAAATGGCGGAAGTGTTGTGTACGTGAATtgctgtctttcttctgtccttggatgcttcttttctcgcggaCAAGAGGAGGGACTGAGATGTCTGCAGCTGAGAGAGTCTCGTGGAAGAAAGCACAAATAAAGTGGAGTGGATGTCAACTGCGACAGACGCAGGTGCGAAACGAAGCTGGGTGAGGGGAAGTGCCGAAcaaggggagaagcagatgcatgcatgcaaggctGCTGTATTTCTTTCGCGTCGCTCACTCCTGCGTGCTCGGATAGCAGACGGAGGGGAGGAACGGTGAAAAGGTTTCTGTGGGAACCGTTTcgggaagacagaaacgcttATAGCAACACGCAAGCAAAGCAGTGTGTGTTTGTTCctcagaagaaaagcaaacgcCAGCTGGGCacgaaggtgaagaagattCTCTGCAAGGACGCCACGCTGAAACACAAAGCCTTGGCGAGAATGAAGGCTCGAGAAAGAAAtgagatgcatgcagacgacgaggcagaggacaAGAAGGTCGTCGCCGTGGTGCGTGGACGCCGACAAGGAATCAGGGAAATCCACCGTTGCCGAGATAAAAAGGTTCTGAGACAGATTCTCAAGCGACAGCGTAAGTCTTGCTTTCTCCTGAGCGCGCAACAGTgacagagacaagggaaCGGAGCAACATgagttttctcctcgctcagAAAGTCTGTATCTACCGACACGTCTGGGCGGGTACGCCACACGGtttatgcatgtatatatatatatatatatatagatagatatagatatagatatagatctatttagatatatatatttatatatttagatatatttagatatatttagatatatatacatat
This Toxoplasma gondii ME49 chromosome VIII, whole genome shotgun sequence DNA region includes the following protein-coding sequences:
- a CDS encoding hypothetical protein (encoded by transcript TGME49_230122~Signal peptide predicted by SignalP 2.0 HMM (probability 0.757) with cleavage site probability 0.256 at residue 22) produces the protein MQHSLCRRMHFVLFLLVDGRWLLVACVKQLELLGTAPKALPRKEEETPQEEPAENLSDDMTEDEDMGEKKRSKKSKRQLGTKVKKILCKDATLKHKALARMKARERNEMHADDEAEDKKVVAVVRGRRQGIREIHRCRDKKVLRQILKRQRKNITICRKKAA